One genomic segment of Macaca fascicularis isolate 582-1 chromosome 19, T2T-MFA8v1.1 includes these proteins:
- the LOC135968421 gene encoding pregnancy-specific beta-1-glycoprotein 7-like, with translation MQPSLSTLSLLQDSTSPGPKSPTEELREKMEYPKPLSFPQSTGMASLLIFWNSPTTAQVTIEAEPTNISEGNDVLLLVHNLTKNPAAYIWYKGQIMDHHHYITAYIIDTERIIFGPAYSGRERVYSNASLLIQSVNQKDAGSYTIKIIKRGYKTEGVTGHFTLYVETPKPYISSSNLNPREGTETVTLSCYPDTPNASYLWWINGQILPISPRLQLSENNRTLILFGVTKRTAGPYECEMKSPVSSSRSDPVTLNPVSELPKYYITSNNFNPMENKNVVALTVNLRLRATPMSNVTRNDTRPYECKIRDRVGSIPSDPVTLEVLCVFGSSVDQATS, from the exons ATGCAGCCATCCCTGTCCACCCTGTCCCTGCTGCAGGACAGTACCAGCCCAGGGCCCAAATCTCCTACTGAAGagctgagagagaaaatggaatatccaAAGCCTCTTAGCTTTCCCCAGTCCACTGGAATGG CATCACTTTTAATCTTCTGGAACTCGCCCACCACTGCCCAAGTGACAATTGAAGCTGAGCCAACCAATATTTCTGAGGGGAATGATGTTCTTCTACTTGTGCACAATTTAACCAAGAATCCTGCTGCCTACATCTGGTACAAAGGGCAAATAATGGACCACCACCATTACATTACAGCATATATAATAGACACTGAAAGAATTATATTTGGGCCTGCATACAGTGGACGAGAAAGAGTATATTCCAATGCATCCCTGCTGATCCAGAGTGTGAACCAGAAGGACGCAGGATCCTACACCATAAAAATCATAAAGCGAGGTTACAAGACTGAAGGAGTAACTGGACATTTCACCTTATATG TGGAGACTCCGAAGCCCTACATCTCCAGCAGCAACTTAAACCCCAGGGAGGGCACGGAGACTGTGACCTTATCCTGTTATCCTGACACTCCGAACGCAAGCTACCTGTGGTGGATAAATGGTCAGATCCTCCCTATCAGTCCCAGGTTGCAGCTGTCCGAAAACAACAGGACCCTCATTCTATTTGGTGTCACAAAGCGTACTGCAGGACCCTATGAATGTGAAATGAAGAGCCCAGTGAGTTCCAGCCGCAGTGACCCAGTCACCCTGAATCCTGTCT CGGAGCTGCCCAAGTACTACATCACCAGCAACAACTTCAACCCCATGGAGAATAAGAATGTTGTAGCATTAACTGTGAACCTAAGACTCAGGGCTACACCTATGT CAAATGTCACAAGAAATGACACaagaccctatgaatgtaaaatACGGGATCGAGTTGGTAGCATCCCCAGTGACCCAGTCACCCTGGAGGTCCTTTGTGTCTTTGGCTCCTCTGTGGACCAGGCCACCAGCTAA